One segment of Microbacterium arborescens DNA contains the following:
- a CDS encoding NAD-dependent deacylase encodes MTRIVVLTGAGISAESGIRTFRAADGLWEDHRIEDVATPAGYRADPALVHAFYDERRRAAAVAAPNAAHLALADLEARRPGDVLVVTQNIDDLHERAGSRSVSHIHGELGSALCETCGERMPWRGDLAGRPPCPACGARALRPDVVWFGEAVYGLDDIFDAVALCEHFWVIGTSGAVTPAASLVAVAAEAGARTALLNLEAHEDVRLFDDVVIGPATVTVPEWVARF; translated from the coding sequence GTGACGCGGATCGTCGTCCTGACCGGCGCCGGGATCTCGGCCGAGTCCGGTATCCGCACTTTCCGCGCCGCCGACGGGCTCTGGGAGGACCACCGCATCGAGGACGTCGCGACTCCCGCGGGCTATCGGGCAGACCCCGCCCTCGTCCACGCGTTCTACGACGAGCGGCGCCGTGCGGCGGCCGTCGCCGCGCCGAACGCCGCACATCTCGCCCTCGCCGACCTCGAAGCGCGGCGCCCGGGCGACGTGCTCGTCGTCACGCAGAACATCGACGACCTGCACGAGCGCGCCGGGTCGCGGAGCGTCAGCCACATCCACGGCGAGCTGGGGTCGGCGCTGTGCGAGACATGCGGAGAGCGGATGCCGTGGCGCGGCGACCTCGCCGGGCGGCCGCCCTGTCCGGCGTGCGGGGCTCGCGCGCTCCGCCCCGACGTAGTGTGGTTCGGAGAAGCGGTCTACGGGCTCGACGACATCTTCGATGCGGTGGCCCTGTGCGAGCACTTCTGGGTGATCGGGACATCGGGCGCGGTCACGCCCGCGGCATCCCTCGTCGCGGTGGCGGCTGAAGCGGGTGCACGCACCGCACTGCTGAACCTCGAGGCCCACGAAGACGTGCGCCTCTTCGACGACGTCGTGATCGGCCCGGCCACAGTGACCGTTCCCGAGTGGGTCGCCCGCTTCTGA
- a CDS encoding siderophore-interacting protein, with protein sequence MSAERPWAYSAFVVEVAGVARLSPGFVRITLRGEALANFAPWGLDQRIKIVLPLPGRPHPGLAEFGLLDEPTPHPSDWYARWKALDENDRNVLRTYTPSAIRVAEREIDVDFFLHEPVGPASAWALAARPGDPLVITGPDVRMEWTGYGIHWTPGEATRFLLVGDETAFPALRNIVSALPQATRPHVIVGATDPADDLVSDVLADRALVTRVEHRAGDDALATAVRSWAAEHGAAAAADPGFGVWLAGESGVVTGIRRFLTNDVGIAKDRISFLGYWRYGGPLVG encoded by the coding sequence GTGAGCGCCGAGCGGCCCTGGGCGTACAGCGCCTTCGTCGTCGAGGTCGCCGGCGTGGCCCGCCTCAGCCCCGGCTTCGTCCGCATCACCCTTCGCGGCGAGGCTCTGGCGAACTTCGCGCCGTGGGGGCTCGACCAGCGGATCAAGATCGTGCTGCCCTTGCCGGGCCGTCCGCACCCCGGGCTCGCGGAGTTCGGCCTGCTCGATGAGCCCACCCCGCATCCCTCCGACTGGTACGCCCGGTGGAAGGCGCTCGACGAGAACGACCGCAACGTGCTGCGCACCTATACGCCGTCGGCGATCCGCGTCGCCGAACGAGAGATCGACGTCGACTTCTTCCTGCACGAGCCCGTGGGCCCCGCCTCCGCGTGGGCTCTGGCCGCACGGCCCGGCGACCCGCTCGTCATCACGGGGCCCGACGTGCGAATGGAATGGACGGGATACGGCATCCATTGGACGCCGGGCGAGGCGACCCGGTTCCTCCTCGTCGGCGATGAGACGGCGTTCCCCGCCCTGCGGAACATCGTCTCCGCGCTGCCGCAGGCGACGCGGCCGCACGTGATCGTCGGTGCGACCGACCCCGCCGATGACCTCGTTTCCGACGTGCTCGCCGATCGCGCGCTCGTGACCCGCGTCGAGCATCGCGCCGGTGACGACGCCCTCGCCACGGCCGTGCGGTCGTGGGCCGCGGAGCACGGCGCCGCGGCGGCCGCCGACCCGGGGTTCGGAGTGTGGCTCGCGGGCGAGTCGGGCGTTGTCACCGGCATCCGCCGGTTCCTCACGAACGACGTCGGCATCGCGAAGGATCGCATCTCGTTCCTCGGATACTGGCGGTACGGCGGCCCCCTCGTCGGCTGA
- a CDS encoding sulfurtransferase has product MASVLNVSAYLFTHIADPAALRDVLRERAEGAGLKGTILLAEEGVNLFLAGAESAVREFLDDLRADARFAALTAKESWSDEQPFGRMLVKVKREIIRMDRPTIRPADERAPSVTPGDLRRWLDQGHDDSGREVVLLDTRNAFEVDYGTFAGAVDWRIERFTQFPDAAAAHHDQLAGKTVVSFCTGGIRCEKAAIVLREEGVDAYQLEGGILGYFEREGGAHWNGECFVFDERESLAPDLSARR; this is encoded by the coding sequence GTGGCATCCGTTCTCAACGTCTCGGCGTACCTCTTCACGCACATCGCCGATCCCGCCGCGCTTCGCGACGTGTTGCGCGAGCGCGCCGAGGGCGCGGGGCTGAAGGGCACGATCCTGCTGGCCGAGGAGGGCGTCAACCTGTTCCTCGCCGGGGCCGAGAGCGCGGTGCGCGAGTTCCTCGACGACCTCCGCGCCGATGCGCGCTTCGCGGCGCTGACCGCCAAGGAGAGCTGGTCCGACGAGCAGCCGTTCGGCCGGATGCTCGTGAAGGTCAAGCGCGAGATCATCCGCATGGACCGCCCCACGATCCGTCCGGCGGACGAACGTGCGCCGAGCGTGACCCCCGGCGACCTGCGGCGCTGGCTCGACCAGGGCCACGACGACTCCGGACGCGAGGTCGTGCTGCTCGACACCCGCAATGCGTTCGAGGTCGACTACGGCACGTTCGCGGGAGCCGTCGACTGGCGGATCGAGCGCTTCACGCAGTTCCCGGATGCCGCCGCCGCGCACCACGACCAGCTCGCCGGCAAGACGGTCGTCAGCTTCTGCACGGGCGGCATCCGTTGCGAGAAGGCCGCGATCGTCCTGCGCGAGGAGGGGGTCGACGCCTACCAGCTCGAGGGCGGGATCCTCGGCTACTTCGAGCGCGAGGGCGGCGCGCACTGGAACGGCGAGTGCTTCGTGTTCGACGAGCGCGAGTCTCTCGCCCCCGACCTGTCTGCGCGGCGCTGA
- a CDS encoding aldo/keto reductase codes for MADQIHVPNVSLNSGFEIPQLGYGVFKVDPAETERLVSEAFDAGYRHIDTAAIYGNEEGVGRAIAASGIPRDELFITTKLWNDRQGGDEPRKALSESLEKLGLDYVDLYLVHWPAPANGNYVNAWQKLVELRDAGHARSIGVSNHLVEHLEKISAETGVLPAVNQIELHPAYQQKDVVDWATDKGVRIESWGPLGQGKYDLFGAEPVAEAAAAHGKSPAQVVLRWHLQRGFIVFPKTVSRERMVENASLFDFELTTAQVDAISALDPGDGSGRVSAHPSEVN; via the coding sequence ATGGCAGATCAGATCCACGTTCCGAACGTGTCCCTCAACTCCGGCTTCGAGATCCCGCAGCTCGGCTACGGCGTCTTCAAGGTCGACCCGGCCGAGACCGAGCGGCTCGTCTCCGAGGCCTTCGATGCGGGCTACCGCCACATCGACACCGCCGCGATCTACGGCAACGAAGAGGGTGTCGGCCGCGCGATCGCCGCCAGCGGCATCCCGCGTGACGAGCTGTTCATCACGACCAAGCTGTGGAACGACCGTCAGGGCGGCGACGAGCCCCGCAAGGCCCTGTCGGAGAGCCTCGAGAAGCTCGGCCTCGACTACGTCGACCTGTACCTCGTGCACTGGCCGGCCCCGGCCAACGGCAACTACGTCAACGCGTGGCAGAAGCTCGTCGAGCTGCGCGACGCGGGTCACGCCCGCTCGATCGGCGTCTCGAACCACCTCGTCGAGCACCTCGAGAAGATCTCCGCCGAGACCGGCGTGCTCCCCGCGGTGAACCAGATCGAGCTGCACCCGGCGTATCAGCAGAAGGATGTCGTCGACTGGGCGACCGACAAGGGTGTCCGCATCGAGTCGTGGGGGCCCCTGGGTCAGGGCAAGTACGACCTCTTCGGCGCCGAGCCCGTCGCCGAGGCGGCGGCCGCTCACGGAAAGAGCCCGGCTCAGGTCGTGCTGCGCTGGCACCTGCAGCGCGGATTCATCGTGTTCCCCAAGACCGTCAGCCGTGAGCGCATGGTCGAGAACGCCTCGCTGTTCGACTTCGAGCTCACGACGGCGCAGGTCGACGCGATCTCGGCGCTCGACCCGGGCGACGGCTCGGGCCGCGTGAGCGCGCACCCCTCCGAGGTGAACTGA
- a CDS encoding FecCD family ABC transporter permease, whose amino-acid sequence MSGGPRMLRLQAGAVHVPVRLRSVVVGAGALVVAAVLLVVALGAGTFPVAPGDVVAALVGAGDDALVETVVREWRLPRALGALGVGAILGIAGALFQTVTRNPLASPDILGLSSGAFTGMLAALVLVSSSWPVLVGGSLIGALATAVVIWALAWRGGLQGFRLIVVGIGVSAMLASLNTWMLLQIELETAMFASAWGAGSLNGVTAPAVAGALACAAPLVVASFALVPRLRQLELGDDLAAATGARPHLVRTLALLVGVVLVAAATTVGGPIAFVALAAPQVGRLIARTPHLSLGLSALVGAVLLIASDLIAQHVLPAPLPVGVVTVSLGGAYLVLMIVLEVRRRA is encoded by the coding sequence GTGAGCGGCGGGCCGCGGATGCTGCGGCTGCAGGCCGGTGCCGTGCATGTGCCCGTGCGTCTGCGCAGCGTCGTCGTCGGAGCGGGTGCCCTCGTCGTCGCTGCGGTGCTGCTGGTCGTCGCACTCGGTGCCGGCACCTTCCCGGTTGCTCCCGGCGATGTGGTCGCGGCGCTGGTGGGGGCCGGCGACGACGCGCTCGTCGAGACCGTCGTCCGCGAGTGGCGGCTGCCTCGTGCGCTCGGAGCGCTCGGTGTGGGTGCGATCCTCGGGATCGCGGGCGCGCTGTTCCAGACCGTCACCCGCAACCCGCTCGCGAGCCCCGACATCCTGGGGCTGTCGAGCGGAGCCTTCACCGGGATGCTCGCCGCCCTCGTCCTGGTGTCGTCGAGCTGGCCGGTGCTCGTGGGCGGCTCGCTGATCGGTGCCCTCGCCACCGCCGTCGTCATCTGGGCGCTGGCCTGGCGCGGCGGGCTGCAGGGGTTCCGCCTGATCGTCGTCGGCATCGGGGTCTCGGCGATGCTCGCATCGCTCAACACCTGGATGCTGCTGCAGATCGAGCTCGAGACCGCGATGTTCGCGTCGGCCTGGGGTGCGGGAAGTCTCAACGGGGTGACGGCACCGGCGGTGGCCGGCGCGCTCGCGTGCGCGGCCCCCTTGGTCGTCGCGTCGTTCGCGCTCGTGCCGCGGCTGCGGCAGCTCGAGCTCGGTGACGACCTCGCCGCGGCGACGGGCGCACGACCGCACCTCGTGCGCACTCTCGCGCTGCTGGTCGGGGTCGTGCTGGTCGCGGCCGCGACGACCGTGGGCGGCCCGATCGCCTTCGTCGCGCTGGCGGCTCCGCAGGTGGGCCGCCTGATCGCGCGCACGCCGCACCTGTCGCTCGGGCTCTCCGCGCTCGTCGGCGCCGTGCTGCTGATCGCCTCCGACCTCATCGCGCAGCACGTGCTGCCCGCGCCGCTTCCCGTCGGCGTCGTCACCGTCTCGCTCGGCGGCGCCTACCTCGTCCTCATGATCGTGCTGGAGGTCCGCCGCCGTGCCTGA
- a CDS encoding ABC transporter ATP-binding protein: MPDPFPSATSLAAESVTLAYDGAEIVRDLSVRIEPGSFTVIIGPNACGKSTLLRGLSRLLAPSAGTVVLDGRAISELPAKEVARRLGLLPQSAVAPEGITVRELVGRGRYPHQNLFRQWSADDDSAVDEALVATGTMPLASRPVEALSGGQRQRVWVAMVLAQQTGLLLLDEPTTFLDVAHQVELMELFAELNERGRTIVAVLHDLNHAARYASRIVAMRDGRILAEGPPPEVITSERVQEVFGLANVVVDDPVTGGPLVVPLRARRSGAGAGEESA, encoded by the coding sequence GTGCCTGACCCGTTCCCATCGGCGACATCGCTCGCCGCCGAGTCCGTGACCCTCGCCTACGACGGCGCCGAGATCGTCCGCGATCTGTCGGTGCGGATCGAGCCCGGGTCGTTCACGGTCATCATCGGTCCCAACGCCTGCGGCAAGTCGACGCTCCTGCGCGGCCTGTCACGTCTGCTCGCACCGAGCGCCGGGACCGTCGTGCTCGACGGCCGGGCGATCTCCGAGCTGCCCGCCAAGGAGGTCGCCCGACGGCTCGGGCTGCTGCCGCAGTCGGCGGTCGCCCCGGAAGGCATCACCGTGCGCGAACTGGTCGGACGCGGGCGCTATCCGCACCAGAACCTCTTCCGGCAGTGGTCGGCCGACGACGACTCGGCCGTCGACGAGGCGCTTGTCGCGACGGGGACGATGCCGCTCGCATCACGACCCGTCGAGGCGCTCTCGGGAGGCCAGCGGCAGCGGGTCTGGGTCGCGATGGTGCTCGCCCAGCAGACGGGCCTGCTGCTGCTCGACGAGCCGACGACCTTCCTCGACGTGGCCCACCAGGTCGAGCTGATGGAGCTCTTCGCCGAGCTCAACGAGCGCGGCCGTACGATCGTCGCCGTGCTGCACGACCTGAACCACGCCGCCCGGTACGCGAGTCGCATCGTGGCGATGCGCGACGGGCGCATCCTCGCCGAGGGTCCGCCGCCCGAGGTGATCACGAGCGAGCGGGTGCAGGAGGTCTTCGGGCTCGCCAACGTGGTCGTCGACGATCCCGTCACCGGCGGACCGCTCGTCGTCCCGCTCCGCGCGCGTCGGTCCGGGGCGGGCGCGGGGGAGGAGTCAGCGTGA
- a CDS encoding GNAT family N-acetyltransferase, which translates to MTPRDLPGGAVLRAARPGDETGILACIHALAVYEREPDAVDNTAEMLRETLFGAEPRAFCHVVEREGAIVGIAIWFLTYSTWTGRHGIWLEDLFVDESQRGTGYGKALIASLAEVCVERGYSRLEWTVLDWNAPSIAFYRSIGAEPMAEWTTQRLTGDALHALAG; encoded by the coding sequence ATGACCCCCCGCGACCTCCCCGGCGGCGCTGTGCTGCGCGCCGCCCGGCCCGGTGACGAGACCGGCATCCTCGCCTGCATCCACGCCCTCGCCGTCTACGAACGCGAGCCGGATGCCGTCGACAACACGGCCGAGATGCTGCGCGAGACGCTGTTCGGAGCGGAGCCCCGCGCGTTCTGTCACGTGGTCGAGCGCGAGGGGGCGATCGTGGGCATCGCGATCTGGTTCCTGACCTACTCGACCTGGACGGGCCGCCACGGCATCTGGCTCGAAGACCTCTTCGTCGACGAGTCGCAACGGGGCACCGGATACGGCAAGGCGCTGATCGCGTCGCTCGCCGAGGTCTGCGTCGAACGCGGCTATTCGCGGCTCGAGTGGACCGTTCTCGATTGGAACGCCCCCTCGATCGCGTTCTACCGCTCGATCGGCGCCGAGCCGATGGCGGAGTGGACGACGCAGCGCCTCACGGGCGACGCCCTGCACGCGCTCGCCGGCTGA